CCACTTCTTCCATCAGATCCTCCATCGTTACGGCCTTGCCAGTACGCTTGGACATTTTTACTTTTTCCCCGTTTTGGAACAAGCTGACCATTTGGGCAATCAGCACTTTAAGCTTATCCGGGTCATTGCCCAGTGCTTCCATTGCGGCCTTCATCCGTGGAATATAGCCGTGGTGATCCGCTCCCCAGATGTTGATGATCGTGTCATACCCACGAGCATATTTGTCACGGTGATAGGCGATATCCGGAGTCAGATACGTATAAGTACCGTCATTTTTGATCAATACGCGGTCTTTATCGTCACCATACTTAGTCGTGTTCAGCCAAGTAGCTCCGTCCTTATCATAAATTTCCTCACGGTCACGCAGCTCATTCAGCGCTTTAAGCACTTCACCGTTATCATACAGTGATGTTTCACTAAACCAGGAATCAAAAGGTACACGGAACCGCTCCAGATCACGCTTGATCTTATTCAGTTCCTTTTCCAGACCGTATTCACGGAAATAAGCGGCACGATCTCCCGGTTCCATAGACAACAGAGAATCGCCCTTCTCAGCCACCAGTTCCTTCGCAAACCCGATGATATCCTCACCATGGTATCCGTCCTCCGGCATCTCCGCAGGCTGTCCTAGCTCCTGCAAATAACGTGCTTCAATGGAACGGCTCATATTGTAAATCTGGTTCCCTGCATCATTAATGTAATATTCACGAGTGACTTGATATCCGGCAAAATCAAGCACATTACAGAGCGCATCCCCTACGGCTGCACCACGTGCATGGCCCAAGTGAAGACTCCCAGTCGGATTGGCGCTGACAAATTCGATCTGTACCTTTTTGCCCTCACCTACCTGTACACGACCGTAATCTGCTCCTTGCTCCTGTACTTGTCCGATCACTGCATAGAGGTAGCTCTTGTTCAGGCGAAAGTTAATAAAGCCTGGTCCCGCGATTTCCGCACTTTCAATAGAAGCGGAAGCTAAGTCCATATTCGCAATCAGATCTTCAGCGATTTGACGCGGATTCTTCTTCGCAATGCGAGT
This window of the Paenibacillus polymyxa genome carries:
- the argS gene encoding arginine--tRNA ligase, giving the protein MTSNPLELINQKVTSAIEAAVLAAGIVGREELPTITLEVPKDKSHGDLATNVAMQLTRIAKKNPRQIAEDLIANMDLASASIESAEIAGPGFINFRLNKSYLYAVIGQVQEQGADYGRVQVGEGKKVQIEFVSANPTGSLHLGHARGAAVGDALCNVLDFAGYQVTREYYINDAGNQIYNMSRSIEARYLQELGQPAEMPEDGYHGEDIIGFAKELVAEKGDSLLSMEPGDRAAYFREYGLEKELNKIKRDLERFRVPFDSWFSETSLYDNGEVLKALNELRDREEIYDKDGATWLNTTKYGDDKDRVLIKNDGTYTYLTPDIAYHRDKYARGYDTIINIWGADHHGYIPRMKAAMEALGNDPDKLKVLIAQMVSLFQNGEKVKMSKRTGKAVTMEDLMEEVGVDAIRYFFTMRSMDSHLDFDMDLAISTSNENPVFYVQYAHARACSVYRQAEEQGIAVLPLAEVDLSKLTAEHEYDLLRKIGELPEEVSVAAANFAPHRMIRYVYELASMFHSYYKAERVITEDAAQTQARLALFGAVRTTIANVLKLVGVSAPERM